In Pseudomonas lalkuanensis, the following are encoded in one genomic region:
- a CDS encoding HD domain-containing phosphohydrolase, translated as MSEAQRRPTLLLVDDEEHILSALRRVLRGEPYELLTATGGNEALAVLAANDVDLVVSDARMPGLDGPALLAEVQQRWPGTLRLMLTGATDLDTSIRAINQGQIYRYLGKPWNDDELRFTLRQALAHQHAEREHQRLERLTLEQNRRLQELNASLEQRVRDRTAELQQTADMLDLAYDELRHSYVTATEVFSSLLTQRLPGGKQGNAQVIALVRAFAGEHQLAETESRDLAMAAALYNLGKLTWDDHLLNRPSDLLHREERERYCRYPLQGESLLMALEPLHDAGRIIRHHQERWNGTGFPDQLHGDAIPFGARLLKLAVDFVELQCGQVLQRPLPRQEALQFLARYAGRLYDPELCRQFIDLCTRCAPDLLETDPSILAVDTRRLEPGMVLARNLQADSGMLLLNAGKQLSRTLIDKLIAFEASEGARYTLHVRQPEADAIPAQEQPR; from the coding sequence ATGAGCGAAGCCCAGCGCCGCCCCACCCTGCTGCTGGTGGACGACGAAGAGCACATCCTCAGCGCCCTGCGCCGCGTTCTCCGTGGCGAACCCTACGAACTGCTCACCGCCACCGGCGGCAACGAGGCTCTCGCCGTGCTGGCCGCGAATGACGTTGACCTGGTGGTTTCCGACGCCCGCATGCCCGGCCTCGACGGTCCCGCCCTGCTGGCCGAAGTGCAGCAGCGCTGGCCGGGCACGCTGCGCCTGATGCTCACCGGCGCCACTGACCTGGACACCAGCATCCGCGCCATCAACCAGGGGCAGATCTACCGCTACCTGGGCAAACCCTGGAATGACGACGAGCTGCGCTTCACCCTGCGCCAGGCCCTGGCCCACCAGCATGCCGAGCGCGAGCACCAGCGCCTGGAACGCCTCACCCTGGAACAGAACCGCCGCCTGCAGGAACTCAACGCCAGCCTGGAGCAGCGGGTCCGCGACCGCACCGCCGAGCTGCAACAGACGGCCGACATGCTCGACCTGGCCTACGACGAGTTGCGGCACAGCTACGTGACCGCAACCGAAGTCTTTTCTTCCCTGCTTACCCAGCGTCTGCCGGGAGGCAAGCAAGGCAACGCCCAGGTCATCGCCCTGGTACGCGCCTTTGCCGGCGAGCACCAGTTGGCCGAGACGGAAAGCCGCGACCTGGCCATGGCAGCCGCTCTCTACAACCTTGGCAAGCTGACCTGGGACGACCACCTGCTCAACCGCCCCAGCGACCTGCTGCACCGCGAGGAACGCGAACGCTACTGCCGCTATCCGCTGCAAGGGGAAAGCCTGCTGATGGCACTGGAACCGCTCCACGACGCCGGGCGGATAATCCGCCATCACCAGGAACGCTGGAATGGCACCGGCTTCCCCGACCAGCTTCACGGCGACGCCATTCCCTTTGGCGCGCGCCTGCTCAAGCTGGCGGTGGACTTCGTCGAGTTGCAATGCGGCCAGGTGTTGCAACGTCCGCTGCCGCGCCAGGAAGCCCTGCAATTTCTTGCCCGCTACGCCGGGCGCCTGTATGACCCGGAGCTGTGCAGGCAATTCATCGACCTTTGCACCCGTTGCGCGCCGGACCTGCTCGAAACCGACCCCAGCATCCTCGCGGTGGACACCCGCCGCCTGGAACCCGGCATGGTCCTGGCCCGCAACCTCCAGGCCGACAGCGGCATGCTCCTGCTCAACGCCGGCAAGCAGCTCAGCCGCACCCTGATCGACAAGCTCATCGCCTTCGAGGCCAGCGAAGGCGCGCGCTACACCCTTCACGTCCGCCAGCCCGAGGCTGACGCGATCCCGGCCCAGGAGCAGCCCCGATGA
- a CDS encoding response regulator: MIKIQLVDDEPHILSALQRLLRPQGWVLHPFDNPETALSALAEHRYAVIVCDLNMPQLDGLTYLQFARQRQPEALRMLLSAHGDRTTLMQAINRAEVYRFLSKPWENYEIESALQAAVDLYQLREENRRLLEQVHGQQNTLDRQRRELLRLETEHPGLTRVRRDADGAVLLEGYDLDD; encoded by the coding sequence ATGATCAAGATCCAGCTGGTGGACGACGAGCCCCACATCCTCAGCGCCCTGCAACGCCTCCTGCGGCCACAGGGCTGGGTCCTGCACCCCTTCGACAACCCCGAGACCGCGCTGTCGGCACTGGCCGAGCACCGGTACGCCGTCATCGTCTGCGACCTCAACATGCCGCAACTGGACGGCCTGACCTACCTGCAGTTCGCCCGCCAGCGCCAGCCCGAAGCCCTGCGCATGCTGCTCAGCGCCCACGGTGACCGCACCACGCTGATGCAGGCGATCAACCGCGCCGAGGTCTATCGCTTCCTTTCCAAACCCTGGGAGAACTACGAAATCGAAAGCGCCCTGCAGGCCGCCGTCGATCTCTACCAGTTGCGCGAGGAGAACCGCCGCCTGCTGGAACAGGTACACGGTCAGCAGAACACCCTCGACCGCCAGCGCCGCGAACTGCTGCGCCTGGAGACCGAGCATCCAGGGCTGACCCGCGTGCGCCGCGACGCCGACGGCGCCGTGCTGCTGGAGGGCTATGACCTGGATGACTGA